A window of Plasmodium malariae genome assembly, chromosome: 5 contains these coding sequences:
- the PmUG01_05029900 gene encoding 50S ribosomal protein L10, putative, with product MYIRRINIKYLSFSLLLYFIYRTNVPNHSEKNFKYTNTFEGKTPFISATLVKKNGKLLTRQNIITCFLKKKIFTNNSYIGEEKRKKKISYFNRKFSLKSRKCSGYRNTREGKEEIVRKVKRILKVTKLLIQLNSFKLTPNLRMDLLINMPRPHVRIHMVKNTLMKLAVKNTPFEAVTPFLKESNVYLFIMDENYISFSLYRNKMFCSLYKEYKLNNVIKVAVYENTVLNKKETEDLINLKSYNVYFGHIINKINKIITSIPSSIMQIPSSIAKGIYLHSQKKE from the coding sequence atgtatatcagaaggataaatattaaatatttatctttttcattgttattatattttatttatcgaACAAATGTTCCTAACCATTCAGAAAAAAACTTTAAATATACTAACACATTTGAAGGAAAGACGCCATTTATATCTGCAAcgttagtaaaaaaaaatggaaaattattaacgagacagaatattattacatgtttcttgaaaaaaaaaatatttacaaacaATAGCTATATAGgggaggaaaaaagaaaaaaaaagataagttattttaatagaaaattttCCTTAAAAAGCAGAAAATGTAGTGGATACAGAAATACGAGAGAAGGAAAGGAAGAAATTGTTAGAAAAGTTAAAAGAATTTTGAaagtaacaaaattattaattcaaTTAAACAGTTTTAAGTTAACTCCAAATTTAAGAATGGACTTACTAATAAATATGCCAAGACCACATGTACGAATACATATGGTTAAAAACACGTTAATGAAACTGGCTGTTAAAAATACCCCCTTTGAAGCTGTTACtccatttttaaaagaaagcaatgtatatttgtttattatggATGAAAATTACATATCTTTCTCCCTCTATcgaaataaaatgttttgctccttatataaagaatataaactGAATAACGTTATAAAAGTGGCAGTATATGAAAATAcagttttaaataaaaaggaaacagAAGATTTAATAAACTTGAAatcatataatgtatattttggtcatattataaataaaatcaataaaataattacaagCATACCTAGCTCGATTATGCAAATTCCTTCATCCATAGCAAAAggaatttatttacattcgcaaaaaaaagaataa
- the PmUG01_05029700 gene encoding structural maintenance of chromosomes protein 3, putative has product MHIKQIKLKGFRTYKNEITIDFTKGINCIVGFNGSGKSNILLAIEFILSDICEYKQVFLHEGIGNAVRSCYVEIIFDNSEKYFSMFKENEIKIKKVLENMKCEIYVNDKNISKNQYVELLESCGLCINNLYNIIKQGQIIKLSNMQDEEILNYLKSILGAKIFEEKKKDALSMLKECDSKKDTIEKEFNDMNTKLESLQEEFEKFLEYKKLEKEKVYLEYFLNEINYKNIYEETQILKSKLQQLKGKTQDEDNNLNLSNSTKSEYTEKLNKMKLEIVSYQNELDKTVSEEIQNKRNIIHLEILIDEKKKEKSLKESKNKCKIENINQINEFILRVNEKLQSLKSVINIKEREIENKNNEINMLLSKNKMNNTKEGSYSHNVKKIEKMINDINKELSFLEKETIKNEKYLQEFEEESKLLKENIEGNKSLSEKYVDEINELNNKISQGTANLNNIKSQMIEVNEKYEEMIKSSNKEIVKMVDLILQDGNINKENILGFLIDNINVDNTYVKAVDTVLENHYFTLIVEDMKTAKKIVEFIEKKRDEKKNKEFDFKDFFFGKLTIVPLLNIKKYSEFTYPNDKNIIPLINCVNYNSKIYEFLKNILFKTVIVKSLESCQNYLEDSYNCVNIEGDYLSNHGFMNGGYNKKKYGIYTIYNKLKELKEEEKKEKSTIEELTKKIEKIEDELIDIYDKKSTMLAQKNGCVTTLNSITNNIHANDENIRTTNEKIKYLKEKKENLEEYKDKLKIQILQLRSNNINPDESHNGVDDINSLNDEVKKLKEELNKIRNEYDDFKNKLELLYQKRNENDSNIYMEEYEDVDIDEYNKELKDKKYYIEKIEKEKIHYEQKIKQIKKEMESVKSNIDKILINEKKHKKKILDLCHQMNQINEELRILEGNEENIRKKKILLPQGIKEFEEYTNYDKQELCSKLKSITFELKKYSNVNEKAGDRLNMMMSDFNELKKRNEEINTSYKNIKEMIQHIGKKKDEALEATYIKINKYFSEYFSLLFKNRKASLVLKKMSEKEYHDKLKEMSEKKIRKKAIDDEVYVDKITGISINITSNEDEKMHYTIQELSGGERSIVAICLFLCLNKIDNFSFFFFDEIDAALDTVHRDNLSLLLKELARRGTQFIITTFRKELLEYCENMYIVKIIDRESYISKGTKKEAYEIISIEEKNALEN; this is encoded by the exons TGGGGTTTAATGGGTCAGGTAAAAGTAATATCCTACTGGCCATCGAGTTTATATTAAGCGACATATGTGAGTACAAGCAGGTTTTTTTACATGAAGGAATAGGAAATGCTGTTAGAAGTTGTTATGTGGAAATAATTTTCGATAATtctgaaaaatattttagtatgTTTAAAGagaatgaaattaaaataaaaaaagtattagaaaatatgaaatgtGAAATATACGTTAATGATAAGAATATTAGTAAGAATCAATATGTTGAGTTGTTAGAAAGTTGTGgtttatgtattaataacttatataatattattaagcaaggacaaataataaagttGAGTAATATGCAAGatgaagaaattttaaattatctaaaaagtattttaggtgcaaaaatatttgaagaaaaaaaaaaagatgctTTATCTATGTTAAAAGAATGTGATTCTAAAAAAGATACAATTGAAAAAGAATTCAATGATATGAATACAAAATTAGAGAGCCTACAAGAAGAATTTGAGAAATttttagaatataaaaaattagaaaaagaaaaagtttatttagaatactttttaaatgaaataaattacaaaaatatttatgaagaaacacaaatattaaaatcaAAACTGCAACAATTAAAAGGTAAAACACAAGATGaagataataatttaaatttaagtaATAGTACCAAATCAGAATATACCGaaaagttaaataaaatgaagttaGAAATTGTGTCCTATCAAAATGAGTTAGACAAAACGGTTTCAGAagaaattcaaaataaaagaaatattatacatcTAGAAATCCTaattgatgaaaaaaaaaaagaaaaaagcttaaaagaatcaaaaaataaatgcaaaattgaaaatataaaccaGATTAACGAATTTATACTCAGAGTTAATGAAAAGTTACAAAGTCTCAAAAGTGTTATCAATATAAAGGAAAGAGAAATAGAGAATAAGAACAATGAAATAAACATG cttttatcaaaaaataagatGAATAATACGAAGGAGGGAAGTTATTCCCATAATGTGAAAAAAATCGAAAAGATGATAAATGATATCAATAAAGAATTGTCCTTTTTGGAGAAGGAG ACcataaaaaacgaaaaatatcTGCAGGAGTTCGAGGAAGAGTCCAAGCTTTTAAAGGAGAATATTGAGGGGAATAAATCATTGTCAGAAAAATATGTGgatgaaataaatgaactCAACAAT AAAATATCACAAGGGACTGCaaatttaaataacataaaaagtCAAATGATTGAAGTAAATG aaaaatatgaagagaTGATAAAAAGTTCTAATAAAGAAATTGTCAAAATGGTTGATCTTATCTTACAAGatggaaatataaataaggaaaatattttaggATTCTTAATAGacaatataaat GTAGACAACACGTATGTCAAGGCTGTGGATACCGTTTTGGAAAATCATTATTTCACGCTAATTGTAGAGGATATGAAaacagcaaaaaaaatagttgagtttatagaaaagaaaagagatgaaaaaaaaaataaagaatttgacttcaaagatttttttttcggAAAATTAACTATAGTACCTTTAttgaacataaaaaaatatagtgaGTTTACTTATCCAAATGATAAGAACATTATTCCGTTGATAAATtgtgtaaattataatagcaaaatatatgaatttttaaaaaatattttatttaaaactgTTATTGTAAAATCGTTGGAATCGTGTCAGAATTATTTAGAAGACAGTTACAACTGCGTGAACATTGAGGGAGACTAC CTAAGCAATCATGGTTTCATGAATGGCGggtacaacaaaaaaaaatatggcaTTTACACAATATACAACAAGTTGAAAGAATTGaaggaagaagaaaaaaaagagaaaagtaCTATTGAAGAGTTAACAaagaaaattgaaaaaatagagGATGAATTAATAGATATTTATGATAAGAAATCAACTATGTTAGCTCAAAAAAATGGTTGTGTAACAACCCTTAACTCAATTACAAATAACATACATGCGAATGATGAAAACATTAGAACGAccaatgaaaaaataaagtatttaaaagaaaaaaaagaaaacctTGAAGAGtataaagataaattaaaaatacaaatattacaGTTAcgaagtaataatataaacccAGATGAATCGCACAATGGGGTAGATGATATTAATTCCTTAAATGATGAggtcaaaaaattaaaagaagagCTAAACAAAATTAGAAATGAGTACgatgattttaaaaataagttgGAATTGCTCTATCAGAAGAGAAATGAG AATGATTCGAACATATACATGGAGGAGTACGAAGATGTAGACATAGATGAATACAACAAAGAACTgaaggataaaaaatattacatcgAAAAG aTTGAAAAGGAGAAGATACACTAtgagcaaaaaataaaacaaatcaag AAAGAAATGGAAAGCGTTAAGTCCAACAtagataaaattttaataaatgaaaagaagcataaaaaaaaaatattagatcTTTGTCATCAGATGAAtcaaataaatgaagaacTTAGAATTTTAga AGGAAACGaggaaaatataagaaaaaaaaaaattcttttaccACAAGGAATAAAGGAATTCGAAGAATACACAAATTATGATAAGCAGGAGTTGTGTTCAAAACTTAAATCAATTACATtc GAactgaaaaaatattcaaacgTAAATGAAAAGGCCGGAGATCGATTAAATATGATGATGa gcgATTTTAATgaactaaaaaaaagaaatgaagaaataaacacgtcttataagaatattaagGAGATGATACAa cacattggaaaaaaaaaggatgaaGCGTTAGAGGCTAcctacataaaaataaataaatatttttccgAATATTTCTCGctactttttaaaaacagAAAAGCTAGTTTG GTGTTAAAGAAAATGAGCGAAAAGGAGTACCACGACAAATTAAAGGAAATGAgtgaaaaaaagataaggaAAAAAGCGATCGATGACGAAG TGTATGTTGATAAAATTACGGGAATTTCTATAAATATCACCTCAAATGAAGATGAGAAAATGCATTATACAATTCAAGAATTGTCAG gggGGGAAAGAAGCATTGTTGCTATTTGTCTGTTTTTGTGtctaaataaaattgataatttttcatttttcttttttgatgAAATTGATGCCGCACTGGATACAGTACACAGGGATAATCTCTCATTGCt aCTTAAGGAACTAGCTCGAAGAGGAACACAATTCATAATTACAACATTTAg aaaagaattgTTGGAATACTGCGAAAACATGTACATAGTCAAAATTATAGATAGAGAAAGCTATATTTCCAAAGGGACCAAAAAGGAGGCATACGAAATAATTAGCATT gaagaaaaaaatgccTTAGAAAATTAG
- the PmUG01_05030000 gene encoding lysine decarboxylase-like protein, putative — translation MDKIDEKNKNSNNDIKSEINSDVESDGKEVEVSEIYNKSNFINGKGGRLVRILSEFVGVQDALRDEGIFFTVVIFGSSRSLSNEKYEARKRKFEKKLSKFSEKITNNVPLIGEEIKEYEKVKTEMDKLQKLRWTTEYYVKIYDLSKRLTLFFGTEEGQKAVKNISNHLPKVHNFLPNIKGEKSPNNYTVAICTGGGPGFMEAANKGSREANGKSLGFMISLPFEKGANQYVDKNLSFKFHYFFTRKFWLVYLSLAFIILPGGFGTLDELMEILTLKQCRKFKRNVPIILFGKDFWSSILNFKKLVDYGLISQEDLDSIYFTDSTEEAYNYVINHLKKTSLSDTA, via the coding sequence atggataaaatagatgaaaaaaataaaaactccAATAATGACATAAAAAGCGAGATAAATAGCGACGTAGAAAGCGATGGCAAGGAAGTGGAAGTAAGTGagatttataataaaagtaatttcATTAACGGTAAAGGGGGGAGATTGGTTCGAATACTGTCCGAATTCGTTGGTGTGCAAGATGCATTACGAGATGAAGGTATATTTTTCACTGTTGTAATATTTGGGTCATCTAGATCATTAagcaatgaaaaatatgaagcaagaaaaagaaaatttgaAAAGAAACTAAGTAAGTTCAgtgaaaaaataacaaataatgtTCCATTAATAGgtgaagaaataaaagaatatgaaaAGGTAAAAACAGAAATGGacaaattacaaaaattaagatGGACTACtgaatattatgtaaaaatatatgatctTTCTAAAAgattaacattatttttcGGAACAGAGGAAGGTCAAAAAgcagtaaaaaatatatccaaTCATTTACCGAAGGTTCATAACTTTTTACCAAATATAAAAGGAGAGAAGAGTCCAAATAATTATACTGTTGCAATATGTACAGGTGGTGGACCAGGTTTTATGGAAGCAGCAAATAAAGGAAGTAGAGAAGCAAATGGAAAGTCATTAGGTTTTATGATTTCTTTACCTTTTGAAAAGGGAGCAAATCAATATgttgataaaaatttatcttttaaatttcattattttttcaccAGAAAATTTTGGTTAGTTTATTTATCATTagcatttattatattaccaGGAGGCTTTGGAACCCTAGATGAATTAATGGAAATTTTGACCTTAAAACAATGTAGGAAATTTAAACGAAATGTACCTATAATTCTTTTTGGAAAAGATTTCTGGTCATCTattctaaattttaaaaaattagtgGATTATGGTCTTATATCTCAAGAAGATTTAGAcagcatatattttactgATTCTACAGAAGAAGCTTATAACTATGTAAttaatcatttaaaaaaaacaagtttGTCAGATACGGcgtaa
- the PmUG01_05029800 gene encoding ubiquitin carboxyl-terminal hydrolase 13, putative has protein sequence MADIKNVISSISSSLNEPTKEDIIYLGECSVTGHKDIFDEGVFIDLLSFESFSLKCLKYNYNRLNPASVSKKHRFYLNIKKKKKLLENIEEKSDITNLNLNAKGGFNEKKVYEYEWNYSIYDFETGIYIKLEQLDENTRKICNSIINHKNELKKESINKWVNEIKESKYAKDLIQLPNIRIKNEHIACAVCKSTKNIWLNLSDGYIGCGRKIYNYGGGCLNNEEGASLKHYYESGKKYPLVVKLGTITKEGEADVFSYADDENDSVIDPYIAVHLKNLGINIMNLEKTEITTLEKEIQENQNINFSSILDKDIQTVCEQGKVGFINLGNTCYMNSALQVLLSIKDISYRYYNNMYDFLLSLDFKKKTHEDMFLQYSKLCYMIYQPDDYIKKKKNYIKKFKEECVDRNIQVNYDSDIDDENCVSINPSMFRNCLNQKSNSFSNNNQQDIYEYLSFLINELIDNENNIFDRTLKSNNNKRKLENGDNAEYGQYNQEGEANKSEKMMESTATSTIITGSPKAEREKSIFNYFTFEIEQTIVSNEENKSVSSFQNIILSLDIPLDSIILKKNEQEELTNVKISLLDCLKNYIKKDHIDEYYCEKEKTKVSAHRVMKFKSFPPYLFIHLKRFYADENWCAKKINIPVETDEYINLEFMRSENGAHSGNDGDHNNDNNNVNNGVNNDSRSRGIPNSANNNNRNSESNILEQYKELVESLLDFGFEKDKVIEAIKKVKVKNVNNCISYIYGEDSVELDLEANDNKTEIYTNNLDSIISMGIKKEVAMASLLINKNDLQKSIDYIFSNMDLLTDSKCDLIISSNKCDDGLANYELVASIVHIGNNANSGHYICYIKDNSQWYVCNDNKIGLCGANLGKDVAYIHLYKRV, from the exons ATGGCTGATATTAAAAACGTTATATCCTCAATTTCAAGCAGTTTAAATGAACCAACGAAAGAagacattatatatttgggGGAATGTAGCGTAAC AGGGCACAAGGACATCTTCGATGAGGGGGTATTTATCGATTTGCTGTCGTTCGAAAGCTTCAGTTTGAAGTGCttgaaatataattacaacCGATTAAATCCAGCAAGTGTTAGTAAAAAACATAggttttatttaaatataaaaaaaaagaaaaagctaCTAGAGAACATAGAAGAAAAGAGTGATATAACAAATTTGAATCTAAACGCGAAAGGAGGTTTTAACGAGAAAAAGGTCTATGAATATGAGTGgaattattctatttatgATTTTGAAacgggtatatatataaaattagaacAACTAGATGAAAATActagaaaaatatgtaacaGTATAATAAATCACAAAAATgaattgaaaaaagaaagtataAACAAATGGGTTAATGAAATTAAGGAGAGTAAATATGCAAAAGATTTGATACAACTACCTAACATTAGAATAAAGAATGAGCATATAGCTTGTGCAGTTTGTAAGtctacaaaaaatatttggtTAAATTTATCAGATGGGTATATCGGTTGTGgtagaaaaatttataattatggaGGTGGTTGTTTAAATAATGAGGAGGGAGCATCCTTAAAACATTATTATGAAAGTGGTAAGAAATATCCTCTAGTTGTTAAGTTAGGTACTATAACAAAAGAAGGAGAAGCAGATGTTTTTTCTTATGCAgatgatgaaaatgataGTGTAATAGATCCATATATTGCcgtacatttaaaaaatttaggtataaatattatgaatttagaaaaaacaGAAATTACTActttagaaaaagaaatacaagAAAATCAAAACATTAACTTTTCATCCATACTAGATAAAGATATACAGACAGTATGTGAACAAGGAAAAGTTGGTTTCATCAATTTAGGTAATACCTGCTATATGAATAGTGCATTACAAGTTTTGTTATCAATTAAAGATATTAGTTATAGGTATTACAACAATATGTATGATTTTTTACTTAGTTtagattttaaaaaaaaaacacatgAAGATATGTTTTTACAGTACTCCAAGTTGTGTTATATGATATATCAACCAGatgattatattaaaaaaaaaaaaaattatattaaaaaatttaaagaagaATGTGTAGATAGAAATATACAAGTAAATTATGATAGTGACATAGATGATGAAAATTGTGTAAGCATTAATCCGTCCATGTTTAGAAATTGCCTTAATCAAAAAAGTAACTCCTTTAGTAATAACAATCAACAAgacatatatgaatatttgtCCTTCCTTATAAATGAACTAAttgataatgaaaataatatattcgaTAGAAcattaaaaagtaataacaataagcGGAAATTGGAGAATGGGGATAACGCAGAATACGGTCAGTATAACCAAGAGGGGGAGGCGAATAAAAGCGAAAAAATGATGGAAAGTACTGCTACTTCCACCATTATTACTGGTTCCCCAAAAGCGGAAAGGGAAAAGTCCATATTTAACTACTTTACCTTCGAAATAGAACAGACAATAGTGAGTAacgaagaaaataaaagtgtGAGCTcctttcaaaatattatattatctcTGGACATTCCGCTAGAcagtattatattaaaaaaaaatgaacaggAGGAATTAACAAAtgttaaaatttctttattagattgcttaaaaaattatattaaaaaagatcATATAGATGAATACTATTGTGAAAAGGAGAAAACAAAAGTTTCCGCTCATAGAGTTATGAAATTCAAATCATTCCCTCCTTATCTTTTCATTCATCTCAAACGTTTTTATGCTGATGAAAACTGGTGcgctaaaaaaattaacataccCGTGGAAACGGACGAATATATTAATCTTGAGTTTATGAGGTCTGAAAACGGTGCTCACTCGGGTAATGATGGCGATCATAACAACGATAAcaataatgttaataatgGTGTTAACAATGACAGTCGTTCAAGGGGCATTCCAAACAGTGCAAACAACAACAATCGAAATTCCGAGAGTAATATTTTAGAACAGTATAAAGAGCTTGTTGAATCATTATTAGATTTTGGTTTTGAAAAAGACAAAGTAATTGAAGCcattaaaaaagttaaagtaaaaaatgtaaacaattgcatatcatatatttatggagAAGATTCAGTAGAGTTAGACCTTGAAGCAAATGACAATAAAACAGAAATTTATACGAATAATTTGGATTCTATTATTAGTAtgggaataaaaaaagaagtggCCATGGCTTCTCttttgataaataaaaatgaccTACAGAAATCCAttgattatattttttcaaacatGGATCTCCTCACTGACAGCAAATGCGACTTGATTATAAGTAGCAACAAGTGCGACGATGGATTGG CTAATTATGAATTAGTAGCGTCCATCGTACACATAGGGAACAATGCAAATTCAGGGCACTACATATGCTACATAAAGGACAATTCTCA GTGGTACGTGTGCAACGACAATAAGATTGGTCTATGTGGTGCAAATTTGGGCAAGGATGTGGCATATATTCACTTATACAAAAGAGTCTAA